From the genome of Triticum aestivum cultivar Chinese Spring chromosome 3B, IWGSC CS RefSeq v2.1, whole genome shotgun sequence, one region includes:
- the LOC123066620 gene encoding uncharacterized protein, whose protein sequence is MAKSGKRRTRTSPPATALASTITTSSTSSSTNREETASPSPDILPELIALIASRLTTLEDFFALVAACRAYRAHLPLSSSNLASQGPLLLIHQKASASEALYHVPLRRILRFRLPRTPVAVAHGRRSPTCFSRLFTPKEVTLTCFHSFGCRVAIRNIFTASRPEFRICHLLTGERARLPHPPTPIGCVLFSGDLVLAFMPRHRYISYCCIGDAQWQVAWCDEGYHPYSLMFVKGTLYALIYPNYRLAVVELNNNSMVLSFLEDELSARTVPDSSVALLAECHGEILLIVRTKLYHVFKWQSGEKKWASTDSLGGCSLFFNRHEFAGCLGPDHPGVRRDCLYFTGNFGYWSEYSLVDRSLHEILADYPGRPLREDCFPLAWVLPSIC, encoded by the coding sequence ATGGCCAAGTCGGGGAAGCGCCGGACGAggacctcgccgccggccaccgccctCGCCTCCACAATCACCACGTCCTCCACCTCATCCTCCACAAACCGCGAAGAAACCGCCTCGCCATCGCCGGACATCCTACCGGAGCTGATCGCATTGATCGCGAGCCGGCTGACGACCCTCGAGGACTTCTTCGCCCTCGTTGCCGCCTGCCGCGCCTACCGAGCTCACCTCCCGTTGTCATCGTCCAACCTCGCCTCGCAGGGTCCGCTCCTCCTCATCCACCAGAAGGCCTCTGCCTCGGAAGCGCTCTACCACGTCCCCCTCCGCCGCATCCTCCGCTTCCGCCTCCCGCGCACCCCCGTGGCGGTGGCCCATGGACGCCGCAGCCCCACCTGCTTCAGCCGGCTCTTCACCCCCAAAGAAGTCACCCTCACCTGCTTCCACTCCTTCGGCTGCCGTGTCGCCATCAGAAACATCTTTACCGCCAGCCGCCCCGAGTTTCGCATCTGCCATCTCCTCACAGGCGAGCGAGCCCGCCTGCCCCATCCCCCTACACCCATTGGATGTGTTCTCTTTTCTGGCGACTTAGTCCTCGCCTTCATGCCACGGCACCGTTACATCTCCTACTGCTGTATTGGGGATGCTCAGTGGCAAGTGGCGTGGTGCGACGAAGGCTACCACCCTTACAGTCTGATGTTCGTGAAAGGAACCCTCTACGCGTTGATTTATCCAAATTACCGTCTTGCTGTTGTCGAGCTTAACAACAATTCTATGGTATTGTCGTTTCTTGAGGATGAACTTAGCGCACGGACAGTTCCAGATAGTTCGGTGGCCTTGCTCGCAGAGTGCCATGGTGAGATATTGCTAATTGTCAGAACCAAGTTGTACCATGTTTTCAAGTGGCAATCCGGGGAGAAGAAGTGGGCGAGCACTGACAGCCTTGGTGGTTGTAGCTTGTTCTTTAATAGGCATGAGTTTGCTGGTTGCCTTGGTCCAGATCATCCAGGAGTTCGAAGAGACTGCTTGTACTTTACTGGAAACTTTGGGTACTGGAGTGAGTATTCTTTGGTTGATAGATCTTTGCATGAAATTCTTGCCGACTACCCAGGGAGACCACTACGGGAGGATTGTTTTCCACTGGCTTGGGTCCTTCCAAGCATTTGTTGA